The sequence GCACATTGCCGAAGGACGCGGCCAGCAGGTAGCGGCCCTTCTCGCCGAGGCCGAGCGCCTCCGCCGTACGGATCGCGTCGTCGACCGTGGTGTACAGGGAGTCGTTGATCTCGTGCGAGACGCCGTCCTCCTCGCCGCCGGTCGGGGTGATCTCCACCTCCAGGATGATCCGGGCGGCGCGGGCCTGCTCCAGCAGCTCCTGCGCGATCTCCAGGTTGTCCGCGAGGGTCTCGGCGGAGCCGTCCCACATGTGCGACTGGAACAGCGGGCCGAGACCGGCGTCGACGCGCTTCTTGGACAGGGCGATCAGCGGACGGACGTACCCGTCGAGCTTGTCCTTCGGGCAGTGGTCGGTGTGCAGCGCGATGTTGACCGGGTACTTCTCCGCGACGATGTGCGCGAACTCGGCGAGCGCGACCGCGCCGGTCACCATGTCCTTGCTGTACTGGCCACCGAGGAACTCGGCGCCACCGGTCGAGATCTGGACGATGCCGTCGCTCTCCGCCTCCGCGAAGCCGCGCAGCGCGGCGTGCAGGGTCTGGCTGGAGGTGA is a genomic window of Streptomyces sp. WP-1 containing:
- the fbaA gene encoding class II fructose-bisphosphate aldolase, which gives rise to MPIATPEVYAEMLDRAKAGKFAYPAINVTSSQTLHAALRGFAEAESDGIVQISTGGAEFLGGQYSKDMVTGAVALAEFAHIVAEKYPVNIALHTDHCPKDKLDGYVRPLIALSKKRVDAGLGPLFQSHMWDGSAETLADNLEIAQELLEQARAARIILEVEITPTGGEEDGVSHEINDSLYTTVDDAIRTAEALGLGEKGRYLLAASFGNVHGVYKPGNVVLRPELLKELNEGVAARFGKESPFDFVFHGGSGSSEEEIRTALENGVVKMNLDTDTQYAFTRPVAGHMFANYDGVLKVDGEVGDKKSYDPRTWGKLAEAGMAARVVEATRHLRSAGNKIK